One genomic window of Erinaceus europaeus chromosome 7, mEriEur2.1, whole genome shotgun sequence includes the following:
- the LOC132539447 gene encoding thymosin beta-4-like, whose product MYFLHYQDKMRHLVAALSQVNSPLHSCLAPLSSATMSDKPDMAEIEKFDTSKWKKTETQEKNPLPSKETIEQEKQTGES is encoded by the coding sequence atgtattttttacaCTATCAAGATAAGATGCGACACTTGGTGGCTGCACTGTCACAGGTCAACTCTCCGCTCCACTCTTGCCTAGCTCCGCTCTCCTCTGCAACCATGTCTGATAAACCCGATATGGCTGAGATTGAGAAATTCGATACGTCAAAATGGAAGAAGACAGAAACGCAAGAGAAAAACCCCCTGCCTTCAAAAGAAACGATTGAACAGGAGAAGCAAACTGGTGAATCGTAA